The genomic region ACCCAAAACCCGCCATCGGCAAGAAGACTGGTCGATCTGTTCTTTTTGGGCCAATACGTGATCGCGTCATTGATCGCGCCCAGTTTCGCCGCCGGCGCGATCTCGGGCGAGAAGGAACGCCAAACCTACGAGATGCTGCTGGCCAGCCCGCTGCGTCCCGGCGCGATTGTGCTGGGCAAGTTGGTTGCCGCGCTCACTCACCTAGGGCTGCTGATTGTTGCGTCGCTTCCCATCATTGTGTTGTTCCTTCCGCTAGGCGGCGTCAGTGTGTACGAGGTTGCGGCCGCGTACTTGGGGCTGTTTGTTTCCGTGATCCTGTTCGGCTCCATCGGGATTTTTTGCAGCAGCTATTTTTCACGAACCAGTAACTCGTTGGTGGTCAGCTATCTGGTCATTCTGCCGCTGGTGATTGGCGGCGTCTTGCTTTGGCAGACATTGGCCTTTGACGGACTGCTGCGGCTGAAGGTGGTTGTCTTCGTTGTGCCCGCCTTTGCCATTGCATCCGTGATCCTGATGAGCGCCGCGACGGCCGGTCGGATGCTGTACCCGCCCGACGTGGGCAGTGAAGGCAAGGACGTGATCGACTTGGACCAGGAAGCCGCGGAGGCGGTTGGGCTTGTCATTCAGCCGGACCAGTTCCCCGACCGCTTGTTCGCGCCCCCTCGCCGCGACACGCTGATGGAAGACGGGGCCAACCCGGTTTACGACAAAGAGATTCACGGCGAGATCTTCAGCCAGGGCACGCTGATGCTGCGGCTAGTGATTCAAATCAGCATCATGCTGGCGATCCCGCTAATGGGTGCACTGCTGTTTTGGCAAACACAATTGTCGCCTTGGTTTTCTGTTTATGTGATCGTGTTCAACATGCTGGTCGGTCCCGTCTTCTTGGCCGGGACAATGACCAACGAACGCGAACGACAAACACTGGACCTGTTACTCACCACCACACTGTCACCCTGGAAAATCTTTTGGGGCAAGTTTGTCGTCGGCTTTCGCGTTGCCTTCGTCCTAACCAGTTTCCTGGTGTGGCCGATGCTGCTGGGCGTGGCATTGAACCCAGACTTCTATTCGAACTGGATCTTAGTGGCCGGCCTGTTCGCGGTTCCGATCATGGTCAGCGTTGTCAACGCGGTCGTTGCAATCACGGCATCGTTGTATCAATCGCGAACCGTGATGTCGTTGATGACCACGTACGTCACACTGCTGGTGCTGTACGTTGTCCCGCCAGGCCTGAG from Neorhodopirellula lusitana harbors:
- a CDS encoding ABC transporter permease, with translation MRMLISTGFGLRSNPVLQRELMVNLRTNRAFILLAVYQILLAAVTLIAWPSDERLDLTQNPPSARRLVDLFFLGQYVIASLIAPSFAAGAISGEKERQTYEMLLASPLRPGAIVLGKLVAALTHLGLLIVASLPIIVLFLPLGGVSVYEVAAAYLGLFVSVILFGSIGIFCSSYFSRTSNSLVVSYLVILPLVIGGVLLWQTLAFDGLLRLKVVVFVVPAFAIASVILMSAATAGRMLYPPDVGSEGKDVIDLDQEAAEAVGLVIQPDQFPDRLFAPPRRDTLMEDGANPVYDKEIHGEIFSQGTLMLRLVIQISIMLAIPLMGALLFWQTQLSPWFSVYVIVFNMLVGPVFLAGTMTNERERQTLDLLLTTTLSPWKIFWGKFVVGFRVAFVLTSFLVWPMLLGVALNPDFYSNWILVAGLFAVPIMVSVVNAVVAITASLYQSRTVMSLMTTYVTLLVLYVVPPGLSVLGKTLRLSESAMQWINAFGVTSPFRALFSLPMNSAILRVDETEASFAGQPWLVLGYFLCSLVIVAIAAGMISVRLKRLGTYSE